The genomic interval ATGCCACGCTGGCACTGCGGGTGGCACTGAAGACACGGCACCCAGTGTATCGGTTAGTGGCGATCGGTATTATGGTGTTGATGGTTGGTCAGTCGCTCTTAAACATTGGGGTTGCAACGGGCGCGTTACCAACCACAGGGTTGCCGTTTCCCCTAATTAGTTATGGGGGCAGCTCCATGATTTCAAGCTTGCTGGCCGCAGGGTTGTTGCTGCGTGTAGCGAGGGAGGGCAGCGAAGCCAAGGTATTACCCATCACTGGACACAATTCCTGAAAGGTTGATGGAGGATAAAATTTTCACCTTTAGGATCGCGAATTAAATAACCTGCGTAGGTTGGGTTGAAGTATGAAACCCAACACCCCCGCAGATGTTGGGTTTCGCAGACTCAACCCAACCTACAAAAGTCGATGTTATTTAATTCTTGTTCCTTAGCCTTTATCCCTTGTTCTTATTTGAACCTGTCTTGCCTCCAGTAAAATAGGGAGAATGCCGATCGCATCTCCGTTTCCTTGCGATCGCCCTCTGGAGAATGCTTGAAACTCTGAAAACCCAACTTTACTGGCTGGAACATTTCGCCGATCAGCTCGTGTCTCAACAACTGGTACACCTGACGCCGCTGAGTGTAGGAATTATTTTTTTAGCTGGCTTGTTGACCAGCCTCGCTCCGTGCATGCTCTCCATGCTACCTATCACCATTGGCTATATCGGCGGCTACGAAACCCAAAGCCGCTTTCAGGCAGCCGTCCAGTCTACCTGGTTTTCTTTGGGATTAGCCACCACCCTGGCAGTCTTGGGCATTCTGGCCGCAGTTTTGGGACAGATTTATGGCCAGGTGGGCTTAGGGTTACCAATCCTGGTGAGTATTATCGCCATTCTGATGGGGCTAAATCTGCTGGAGGCACTGCCGCTACAGTTACCTTCCTTGGGTGGTCTGGAATGGATCTCAAAGGATTTACCGGCTGGA from Kovacikia minuta CCNUW1 carries:
- a CDS encoding cytochrome c biogenesis protein CcdA, coding for MLETLKTQLYWLEHFADQLVSQQLVHLTPLSVGIIFLAGLLTSLAPCMLSMLPITIGYIGGYETQSRFQAAVQSTWFSLGLATTLAVLGILAAVLGQIYGQVGLGLPILVSIIAILMGLNLLEALPLQLPSLGGLEWISKDLPAGVRAYLIGLTFGLVASPCSTPVLASLLAWITTTQDPVLGSFLLLFYTAGYVAPLILAGTFTASIKKLLELRRWSGWITPASGILLVGFGVFSLLFRLLPAGTV